The Pseudomonas azotoformans genome has a segment encoding these proteins:
- a CDS encoding dipeptidase, protein MHFPLKQLAAATLFAASLSAITSPAFANITPDQSTAILKHFNETSVTDFRGFLGALAKGDLGKTSDVGPAISAFLDNKTLSADQQNEINRLLGIYTRVKYGKAATETLRELVEIPTFNVDGLPQYKNPEFIKIAGKIEALAKAFNLTFRNIDNRVYEISLEGSGDEVVGIHAHADVVPVTPENWVLKDGTKLDPFKVTLIGDRMYGRGTEDDKNGIVVAMYAMKVIKEEKLPLARNFKLLVDTTEETSGDAIPYYFEKNPTPQYNLALDGGYPVVIAEKGYGTVMATFPRRKGEGKGAEIISMTGGMATNQIPSASVATFVSDKPAELAASLQKAGTEYAKNNGGDFEVAAKVDGKNVKLTVTGVSAHSSEPESGVNPVARMLELIHSVDGKIALKHNHITDAARYASDNWGLDYLGGKLGVGFSDEFMGPLTTSLTFVGLDDKAFKLAVNLRVPKGKSPEKLKAEIADKLSAWDKKTKVKVGFTYSVAEPMYRNPEGEWVKALLAVASENLGMEHKFGTSAGATSVHELPNGVQFGLARPEVKYTGHTDNEFKTVDQFLLDLQIVTEMMGRIGQLPKL, encoded by the coding sequence CCACTCAAGCAATTGGCGGCTGCCACCCTGTTCGCGGCGAGCCTTTCGGCCATCACCAGCCCCGCTTTCGCCAACATCACCCCGGACCAAAGCACGGCAATTCTGAAGCATTTCAACGAAACGTCCGTCACCGACTTCCGTGGTTTCCTCGGCGCCCTGGCCAAGGGCGACCTGGGCAAGACCAGTGATGTGGGCCCGGCGATCAGTGCGTTTCTTGATAACAAAACCTTGAGCGCGGACCAGCAGAACGAGATCAATCGCCTGCTCGGTATCTACACGCGAGTGAAGTACGGCAAGGCCGCCACCGAAACCCTGCGTGAGCTGGTAGAAATCCCGACGTTCAATGTGGACGGTTTGCCGCAGTACAAGAACCCGGAGTTCATCAAGATTGCCGGCAAGATCGAGGCACTGGCCAAGGCCTTTAACCTGACGTTCCGCAATATCGACAACCGTGTGTACGAAATTTCCCTGGAAGGCAGCGGTGATGAAGTGGTCGGTATCCACGCCCACGCCGACGTGGTGCCCGTGACACCGGAAAACTGGGTGTTGAAAGACGGCACCAAGCTCGACCCGTTCAAAGTCACGCTGATCGGCGACCGCATGTACGGGCGTGGCACCGAGGATGACAAAAACGGCATCGTCGTGGCGATGTATGCCATGAAGGTGATCAAGGAAGAGAAGCTGCCGCTGGCACGCAATTTCAAACTGCTGGTGGACACCACCGAAGAAACCTCCGGCGACGCGATTCCCTACTACTTCGAAAAGAACCCGACACCGCAGTACAACCTGGCGCTGGATGGCGGTTACCCGGTGGTGATTGCCGAGAAAGGCTACGGCACGGTGATGGCCACCTTCCCGCGTCGCAAGGGTGAAGGCAAAGGCGCGGAAATCATCTCGATGACCGGCGGCATGGCGACCAACCAGATTCCCTCGGCGTCAGTGGCGACTTTTGTCAGCGACAAACCTGCCGAGTTGGCGGCCAGCCTGCAAAAGGCCGGTACTGAATACGCCAAGAACAACGGTGGCGATTTTGAAGTGGCCGCCAAGGTCGACGGCAAAAACGTCAAGCTGACCGTCACCGGCGTATCCGCGCACTCGTCCGAGCCGGAATCCGGGGTCAACCCGGTGGCGCGCATGCTGGAGTTGATCCACAGCGTCGATGGCAAGATCGCCCTCAAGCACAACCACATCACCGATGCTGCACGTTATGCGTCTGACAACTGGGGCCTGGATTACCTGGGCGGCAAGTTGGGCGTGGGCTTCTCTGATGAGTTCATGGGGCCGCTGACCACTTCTCTGACCTTTGTCGGCCTGGATGACAAGGCCTTCAAGCTGGCCGTGAACCTGCGCGTGCCAAAGGGCAAGTCACCGGAAAAACTCAAAGCCGAGATCGCCGACAAGCTGAGCGCCTGGGACAAGAAAACCAAGGTCAAGGTAGGATTTACCTACTCTGTGGCCGAGCCGATGTACCGCAACCCTGAAGGTGAGTGGGTCAAGGCCCTGCTGGCCGTGGCCAGCGAAAACCTGGGCATGGAACATAAATTCGGCACCTCCGCGGGCGCGACCTCCGTGCATGAACTGCCCAACGGCGTGCAATTCGGCCTGGCACGTCCGGAAGTGAAGTACACCGGGCACACCGACAACGAGTTCAAGACCGTCGACCAGTTCCTGCTGGACCTGCAGATCGTCACCGAAATGATGGGCCGCATCGGCCAACTGCCCAAGCTCTGA